Proteins encoded in a region of the Salvelinus fontinalis isolate EN_2023a chromosome 17, ASM2944872v1, whole genome shotgun sequence genome:
- the LOC129814428 gene encoding arf-GAP domain and FG repeat-containing protein 1-like isoform X1, translating to MATSAKRKQEETHLKMLREMTSQPPNRKCFDCDQRGPTYANMTVGSFVCTTCSGILRGLNPPHRVKSISMTTFTQQEIEFLQKHTNEVCKHIWLGLYNDRTLVVPDFHEPQKVKEFLQEKYEKKRWYVSPDQARTVATAQASKSGTSGSSTGSTPEVQPLKTLQLNKTPPTRQSPVVVRSQAYPIVQEKKFDLLSDLGGDIFATLPSQAASNSNFANFAHFPSQSATQVNSNADFANFEAFGNSGVPSHFSTSPPSQSFASGRGVPVPSVAGAVPAPPQLGTSAEDRYAALAELDNELSSSAPTGSSVQGNMFGAVLGTSPAQTQPVLPSMHVQQGFGAIPSNNPFVAAAPDMATNPFQTNASFGTGSMSMPAGFGNPSSYCLPTSFSGTFQQPFPGQAPCPYTQSGAYHPQQPNGPGGYPVYGQTNPSMTHFGQPMTGPGMTNNPFMAGAPAGSYPAGGSSTNPFL from the exons ATGGCGACGAGTGCGAAGCGAAAGCAAGAGGAGACGCATCTCAAGATGCTTCGGGAAATGACTAGCCAACCCCCGAATAGGAAGTGCTTTGATTGCGACCAGCGCGGCCCGACTTATGCCAACATGACAGTGGGTTCCTTCGTCTGTACCACCTGTTCTGGCATTTT ACGAGGGCTGAATCCCCCCCACAGAGTGAAGTCCATCTCTATGACCACCTTCACGCAACAGGAAATTGAATTCCTACAGAAACACACCAACGAG GTCTGTAAACACATCTGGTTGGGGCTGTACAACGACAGGACATTGGTTGTTCCAGACTTCCACGAACCACAGAAAGTCAAAGAATTCCTCCAGGAAAAGTACGAGAAAAAAAGATG GTACGTCTCTCCAGACCAGGCTAGGACGGTAGCCACAGCCCAGGCCTCCAAGTCGGGCACCTCAGGCAGCAGCACAGGCAGCACCCCGGAGGTCCAGCCCCTGAAAACCCTGCAGCTTAACAAGACCCCCCCAACACGTCAG tCGCCGGTGGTGGTTCGCTCCCAGGCCTATCCTATAGTTCAGGAGAAGAAGTTTGACCTCCTTTCTGACCTGGGTGGAGACATCTTTGCCACTCTGCCCTCTCAGGCTGCCAGCAACTCCAACTTTGCCAACTTTGCACATTTCCCGAGCCAGTCAG CGACTCAGGTAAACTCAAACGCCGACTTTGCCAACTTTGAGGCGTTTGGCAACTCTGGAGTACCTTCACATTTCAGCACCTCACCCCCCTCACAGTCCTTTGCATCAG gGCGAGGTGTCCCAGTGCCGTCGGTGGCCGGTGCTGTACCGGCTCCGCCCCAGCTGGGCACTTCAGCAGAGGACCGCTACGCTGCTCTTGCTGAGCTGGACAACGAGCTGAGCTCTTCGGCCCCCACAGGGAGCAGTGTCCAGGG GAATATGTTTGGAGCTGTGTTGGGAACCTCGCCTGCCCAGACTCAGCCAGTATTACCCAGCATGCATGTGCAGCAAGGCTTTGGAG CCATCCCGTCCAATAATCCATTTGTAGCCGCCGCCCCGGATATGGCCACCAACCCCTTCCAGACTAATG CCTCGTTTGGCACAGGCTCTATGAGTATGCCTGCTGGCTTTGGGAACCCCTCCTCTTACTGCCTGCCGACCAGTTTCAGTGGGACCTTCCAGCAGCCCTTCCCTGGCCAGGCCCCCTGCCCTTACACCCAGTCGGGGGCCTACCACCCCCAGCAACCCAATG GCCCTGGTGGATACCCAGTCTACGGGCAGACCAATCCCTCCATGACCCACTTTGGGCAGCCCATGACTGGGCCGGGGATGACCAATAACCCATTCATG GCTGGAGCCCCGGCAGGATCCTACCCCGCTGGAGGCTCTTCCACCAACCCCTTCCTGTAG
- the LOC129814428 gene encoding arf-GAP domain and FG repeat-containing protein 1-like isoform X2: protein MATSAKRKQEETHLKMLREMTSQPPNRKCFDCDQRGPTYANMTVGSFVCTTCSGILRGLNPPHRVKSISMTTFTQQEIEFLQKHTNEVCKHIWLGLYNDRTLVVPDFHEPQKVKEFLQEKYEKKRWYVSPDQARTVATAQASKSGTSGSSTGSTPEVQPLKTLQLNKTPPTRQSPVVVRSQAYPIVQEKKFDLLSDLGGDIFATLPSQAASNSNFANFAHFPSQSGRGVPVPSVAGAVPAPPQLGTSAEDRYAALAELDNELSSSAPTGSSVQGNMFGAVLGTSPAQTQPVLPSMHVQQGFGAIPSNNPFVAAAPDMATNPFQTNASFGTGSMSMPAGFGNPSSYCLPTSFSGTFQQPFPGQAPCPYTQSGAYHPQQPNGPGGYPVYGQTNPSMTHFGQPMTGPGMTNNPFMAGAPAGSYPAGGSSTNPFL, encoded by the exons ATGGCGACGAGTGCGAAGCGAAAGCAAGAGGAGACGCATCTCAAGATGCTTCGGGAAATGACTAGCCAACCCCCGAATAGGAAGTGCTTTGATTGCGACCAGCGCGGCCCGACTTATGCCAACATGACAGTGGGTTCCTTCGTCTGTACCACCTGTTCTGGCATTTT ACGAGGGCTGAATCCCCCCCACAGAGTGAAGTCCATCTCTATGACCACCTTCACGCAACAGGAAATTGAATTCCTACAGAAACACACCAACGAG GTCTGTAAACACATCTGGTTGGGGCTGTACAACGACAGGACATTGGTTGTTCCAGACTTCCACGAACCACAGAAAGTCAAAGAATTCCTCCAGGAAAAGTACGAGAAAAAAAGATG GTACGTCTCTCCAGACCAGGCTAGGACGGTAGCCACAGCCCAGGCCTCCAAGTCGGGCACCTCAGGCAGCAGCACAGGCAGCACCCCGGAGGTCCAGCCCCTGAAAACCCTGCAGCTTAACAAGACCCCCCCAACACGTCAG tCGCCGGTGGTGGTTCGCTCCCAGGCCTATCCTATAGTTCAGGAGAAGAAGTTTGACCTCCTTTCTGACCTGGGTGGAGACATCTTTGCCACTCTGCCCTCTCAGGCTGCCAGCAACTCCAACTTTGCCAACTTTGCACATTTCCCGAGCCAGTCAG gGCGAGGTGTCCCAGTGCCGTCGGTGGCCGGTGCTGTACCGGCTCCGCCCCAGCTGGGCACTTCAGCAGAGGACCGCTACGCTGCTCTTGCTGAGCTGGACAACGAGCTGAGCTCTTCGGCCCCCACAGGGAGCAGTGTCCAGGG GAATATGTTTGGAGCTGTGTTGGGAACCTCGCCTGCCCAGACTCAGCCAGTATTACCCAGCATGCATGTGCAGCAAGGCTTTGGAG CCATCCCGTCCAATAATCCATTTGTAGCCGCCGCCCCGGATATGGCCACCAACCCCTTCCAGACTAATG CCTCGTTTGGCACAGGCTCTATGAGTATGCCTGCTGGCTTTGGGAACCCCTCCTCTTACTGCCTGCCGACCAGTTTCAGTGGGACCTTCCAGCAGCCCTTCCCTGGCCAGGCCCCCTGCCCTTACACCCAGTCGGGGGCCTACCACCCCCAGCAACCCAATG GCCCTGGTGGATACCCAGTCTACGGGCAGACCAATCCCTCCATGACCCACTTTGGGCAGCCCATGACTGGGCCGGGGATGACCAATAACCCATTCATG GCTGGAGCCCCGGCAGGATCCTACCCCGCTGGAGGCTCTTCCACCAACCCCTTCCTGTAG